The Daucus carota subsp. sativus chromosome 2, DH1 v3.0, whole genome shotgun sequence genome includes a window with the following:
- the LOC108208684 gene encoding uncharacterized protein LOC108208684, translating to MATMEQLPYELLYHIILLLVQSPGGAVAFARIISVCKMFLLFAEDKHILKLVNFDLRMKFKNFYRYQHLNSLLIKCSGAGNEAARFLLGKVILVSSSQLSVSKWLKVERDTHPCDDVKLCDIKFILATDVPGSDRKVGSFLTYFLPENLSAGRFSQTRLVHYQLVKLFLSKGSHHDFIKMDIFLRSYIRYFTKVGEYSCVFGYIKVLVSQAHHVRAVEKLVKKKELFMDTYRELRAVHLHPSGYSSARRYLMMNSVTLFYCSQLVDRCRTLDLNWREAINDEDFAEEFWRNGASHLLDKEYLVFNQVRAAAVNCFERDLYKFKHFIQDL from the exons ATGGCAACAATGGAACAGCTACCCTATGAGCTACTGTATCATATTATACTTTTGTTGGTGCAGTCACCAGGCGGAGCAGTTGCATTTGCAAGGATAATATCTGT TTGCAAAATGTTTCTTTTGTTTGCAGAAGACAAGCACATCCTTAAGCTTGTCAACTTCGACCTTAGGATGAAATTTAAGAACTTTTATCGGTATCAGCACCTTAACAGTCTGCTAATAAAATGTTCTGGAGCTGGAAATGAAGCTGCTCGCTTTTTGCTCGGAAAG GTAATACTGGTCAGCTCTTCGCAGCTGAGTGTTAGTAAATGGCTAAAAGTCGAACGGGATACCCATCCTTGTGATGATGTAAAACTCTGCGACATAAAATTTATTCTTGCCACAGATGTTCCCGGTTCTGACCGTAAAGTTGGTTCTTTCTTGACCTACTTTTTGCCGGAAAATTTATCTGCTGGTAGATTTTCACAGACAAGATTGGTTCATTACCAGCTTGTGAAATTGTTTTTGTCTAAGGGAAGCCATCATGACTTCATTAAAATGGATATATTCCTAAGAAGTTATATAAGGTACTTTACCAAAGTTGGAGAATATAGCTGCGTATTCGGCTACATCAAAGTACTTGTCTCACAAGCTCATCATGTCAGAGCAGTCGAAAAACTGGTCAAGAAGAAAGAATTATTTATGGACACCTACAGGGAGCTGAGAGCTGTTCATCTTCACCCATCAGGATATTCTTCAGCGCGAAGATACCTTATGATGAATTCTGTAACTCTTTTCTATTGTTCCCAACTCGTTGATAGATGTAGAACTCTTGACTTGAATTGGCGAGAGGCAATAAATGACGAAGATTTTGCAGAGGAATTTTGGAGGAACGGTGCGAGCCACCTGTTGGATAAAGAATACCTTGTTTTCAACCAAGTCCGAGCAGCGGCAGTTAACTGTTTTGAACGTGATTTGTATAAGTTTAAACATTTTATTCAAGATTTGTAA